The Clostridium sp. 'White wine YQ' genome contains a region encoding:
- a CDS encoding HD domain-containing protein, with amino-acid sequence MFYRIKQFMWAIESIYKDIDDEYIKKYLDEDEKRLFQLLKKSDKQHSIRVAKDALEYIEDSNNVIQNLDKEKIVKIALLHDIGKIERPLNVIEKSLIVILDKVTSGKISRYSNFKIIDIYYNHPEKGYEILKLNKKYDVEFLKVIEEHHHKIKTSNEILEIIKYCDNKN; translated from the coding sequence ATGTTTTATAGGATAAAGCAATTTATGTGGGCAATAGAATCTATCTATAAAGATATTGATGATGAATATATAAAAAAATACTTAGATGAAGATGAAAAAAGATTATTTCAGCTATTAAAGAAATCTGATAAACAGCATAGTATAAGGGTAGCAAAAGATGCATTAGAGTATATTGAAGATTCAAATAATGTCATACAAAACTTAGATAAAGAGAAAATTGTTAAAATTGCTTTATTACACGATATTGGTAAAATTGAGAGGCCATTAAATGTAATTGAGAAATCACTTATAGTTATCTTGGATAAAGTTACAAGTGGAAAGATAAGTAGATATAGTAATTTCAAAATAATAGATATATATTATAATCACCCAGAAAAAGGGTATGAGATATTAAAGCTAAATAAAAAATACGATGTAGAATTCCTTAAAGTGATAGAAGAACATCATCATAAAATAAAAACATCAAATGAAATATTAGAAATAATTAAATATTGTGATAATAAAAATTAA